One window of the Terriglobia bacterium genome contains the following:
- a CDS encoding C4-type zinc ribbon domain-containing protein: protein MYSDLKTLIDLQRVDRQVADLSSQIETFPSKIQAIEKELNDFIYAHEERQQHLSANQKERRDMEGEIQMIRQKISKHKDQLYQVKTNEQYRAMLKEIEGEEANIRAIEDRILEKMIESEELQKLVKEAEGRLDSEKARGAQEKARLEAEATACKQEREGLLRERQELAAKLGGDILVHYERVRKGRGGMALAEVRDGKCMGCNVLLRPQLYYDVRAGEGLYECENCARILYSVERLPTGAEADGAQAAAPN, encoded by the coding sequence GTGTACTCCGATCTAAAAACACTGATCGATTTACAGCGAGTAGATCGGCAAGTCGCCGATCTTTCTTCCCAAATTGAGACCTTCCCCAGCAAAATTCAGGCCATAGAAAAGGAACTAAACGATTTTATCTACGCTCACGAGGAACGCCAGCAGCACCTGAGCGCGAACCAGAAAGAGCGCCGGGATATGGAAGGCGAAATCCAGATGATTCGCCAGAAGATTTCCAAGCATAAAGACCAGCTTTACCAGGTGAAGACCAATGAGCAGTACCGGGCGATGCTGAAGGAAATTGAAGGTGAAGAGGCCAACATTCGCGCTATTGAAGACCGCATCCTGGAGAAGATGATCGAATCTGAAGAGCTCCAGAAGCTGGTGAAGGAAGCAGAGGGCCGGCTGGACTCAGAGAAAGCGCGCGGGGCCCAGGAGAAAGCCCGGCTGGAGGCTGAGGCAACGGCCTGCAAACAGGAGCGGGAGGGACTGCTCCGGGAGCGGCAGGAACTCGCGGCAAAACTCGGCGGGGACATTCTGGTCCACTACGAGCGCGTCCGGAAGGGGCGGGGCGGCATGGCGCTGGCGGAAGTTCGAGATGGGAAATGCATGGGATGCAATGTGCTGCTTCGGCCGCAACTCTATTATGACGTCCGGGCGGGCGAAGGCCTTTATGAGTGCGAAAACTGCGCGCGCATCCTTTATTCCGTCGAGCGGCTCCCGACTGGGGCGGAGGCTGACGGAGCACAGGCGGCAGCGCCAAATTAA
- the ilvD gene encoding dihydroxy-acid dehydratase — MPVDPQLPSRAILEGRDRAGARSMLKAIGFTDEDLARPIVGVANTWIETMPCNYHLRRLAAKVKEGIRAAGGTPMEFNTIAISDGVTMGTEGMKASLVSREVIADSIELVGRGHMFDAMFALVGCDKTIPAGAMALLRLNVPSLLLYGGSIAAGRFQDRDVTIQDVYEAVGANAAGKMSDAELKELENAACPAAGACGGQFTANTMSTVMEFIGLSPMGANGIPAMDPAKDAAAFKAGQLVMEVFKRGVRPRDLLTRKAFENAIISVAATGGSTNSVLHLLAMAREAGVALTIDDFDAISARTPLIADLKPAGKYVAVDVHKAGGIPVIAKKLIEGKPGLLHEDQLTPSGKTIGEEARAVKETPGQDVIRSVENARKQTGGLVILKGNLAPDGCVVKISGHEPQQFRGPARVFNSEEEAMKAVTSKSIKAGEVVVIRYEGPSGGPGMREMLGVTAALVGEGLGESVALLTDGRFSGATRGLMVGHVAPEAARRGPIAALKNGDIVVFDVNARRLAVELSTEEIAKRLEDWKKPAPHYTSGVFAKYAALVSSAAEGAVTVARP, encoded by the coding sequence ATGCCAGTCGATCCTCAACTCCCCAGCCGCGCGATCCTGGAAGGGCGTGACCGCGCCGGCGCGCGCTCGATGCTGAAGGCCATCGGGTTTACGGACGAAGATCTGGCCCGACCCATCGTGGGCGTCGCCAACACCTGGATTGAAACCATGCCCTGCAACTATCACCTGCGGCGGCTGGCGGCCAAGGTGAAAGAGGGTATTCGGGCGGCTGGTGGCACTCCCATGGAGTTCAACACCATCGCCATTTCCGACGGAGTCACCATGGGCACGGAAGGCATGAAGGCATCGCTTGTCAGCCGCGAAGTGATTGCTGATTCCATCGAACTGGTGGGGCGCGGGCACATGTTTGACGCCATGTTCGCGCTGGTAGGCTGTGACAAGACGATTCCCGCGGGCGCCATGGCGCTGCTGCGGCTGAACGTCCCGAGCTTACTGCTCTACGGAGGTTCCATCGCCGCAGGGCGCTTCCAGGATCGCGACGTCACCATCCAGGATGTTTATGAGGCCGTAGGAGCGAATGCAGCCGGCAAAATGTCCGACGCTGAGCTGAAGGAACTTGAAAACGCTGCGTGTCCCGCGGCGGGCGCCTGCGGCGGCCAGTTCACCGCCAACACCATGTCAACGGTGATGGAATTCATCGGCCTCTCTCCCATGGGGGCAAACGGCATTCCAGCCATGGACCCCGCCAAGGATGCGGCCGCCTTCAAGGCGGGTCAGTTGGTGATGGAGGTCTTCAAGCGCGGCGTGCGTCCGCGCGATCTTCTGACGCGCAAGGCATTTGAAAACGCCATCATCAGCGTAGCCGCAACGGGCGGGTCCACGAATTCAGTGCTGCACCTGCTGGCTATGGCGCGCGAAGCGGGCGTGGCGCTGACCATAGACGACTTTGACGCCATCAGCGCGCGAACTCCACTGATCGCTGATCTGAAGCCCGCGGGCAAGTATGTGGCCGTGGATGTTCACAAAGCTGGCGGTATTCCCGTTATTGCGAAAAAACTCATCGAGGGGAAGCCGGGCCTGCTGCACGAAGACCAGTTGACCCCGAGCGGAAAGACAATCGGCGAGGAAGCTCGCGCGGTGAAGGAAACACCCGGCCAGGACGTCATCCGGTCAGTCGAGAACGCCCGCAAGCAAACCGGTGGTCTGGTGATCCTGAAAGGCAATCTGGCGCCGGATGGCTGCGTGGTGAAGATTTCCGGGCACGAGCCGCAGCAGTTTCGCGGTCCGGCGCGCGTCTTCAATAGCGAAGAAGAAGCCATGAAGGCCGTCACCAGCAAGAGCATCAAGGCGGGAGAGGTTGTGGTGATCCGCTACGAAGGTCCGAGCGGCGGGCCCGGCATGCGCGAAATGCTTGGGGTGACCGCAGCGCTGGTGGGCGAAGGATTGGGCGAATCCGTGGCGTTGCTCACCGACGGCCGCTTCAGCGGCGCGACCCGCGGGCTGATGGTGGGGCACGTGGCCCCGGAGGCGGCACGGCGCGGCCCGATTGCCGCCCTGAAAAACGGCGACATCGTGGTGTTTGACGTCAATGCGCGGAGGCTTGCTGTTGAACTCTCCACGGAAGAAATCGCGAAACGCCTGGAAGACTGGAAAAAACCCGCGCCGCACTACACGTCGGGCGTTTTTGCCAAGTATGCCGCTCTGGTCTCCTCCGCCGCCGAAGGCGCGGTGACAGTGGCCAGGCCCTAA